A DNA window from Paenibacillus sp. HWE-109 contains the following coding sequences:
- a CDS encoding DNA-binding protein produces MQVFEDWNQKVKSTFNATSNEVVLTVMEAGEYLGLTKDQMKLYVDKNKLTKVPIMRSVHRYLLLKSEIDEIIGKS; encoded by the coding sequence ATGCAGGTATTTGAAGATTGGAATCAAAAAGTGAAGTCAACGTTCAACGCTACAAGCAATGAAGTTGTTTTAACGGTGATGGAAGCAGGGGAATATTTGGGTCTTACCAAAGATCAAATGAAACTCTACGTGGACAAAAATAAGTTGACCAAGGTGCCGATCATGAGAAGTGTGCACCGCTATCTGCTGCTCAAAAGCGAGATCGATGAAATCATCGGGAAATCATGA
- a CDS encoding DUF3231 family protein, whose product MNILEVLNDTIKPFLDGEKPPLNVGEVMNLWFYLTATEQTMRGEQVSFNIALDPELKEKLQEVINDVHRPIFEELIAFLNAEGVPLTELSPDKPVGDFRDIPEGSRLSDEEIASLLSFNLVLGINYACRGLTEAVRPDVALMFAKFQMKKLTFAITLKDLLVRRGWLKAPPYFKPEAPVR is encoded by the coding sequence ATGAATATCCTAGAGGTACTTAATGATACGATTAAGCCGTTTCTGGATGGCGAAAAGCCGCCTTTAAATGTCGGAGAGGTCATGAATCTTTGGTTTTATTTGACGGCTACGGAACAAACCATGCGCGGTGAGCAGGTGTCTTTTAATATTGCTCTGGATCCTGAACTTAAGGAAAAGCTGCAGGAAGTTATTAATGATGTTCATCGTCCGATATTTGAGGAATTGATTGCGTTTTTAAATGCAGAGGGTGTCCCGTTAACGGAGCTATCACCGGATAAACCAGTCGGGGATTTTCGGGATATCCCGGAGGGCTCCAGATTATCAGATGAGGAGATTGCAAGTCTGCTCAGCTTCAATCTTGTGTTAGGCATCAATTATGCTTGCCGGGGATTGACTGAGGCTGTGCGACCGGATGTAGCTCTCATGTTTGCCAAGTTTCAGATGAAGAAGTTGACGTTCGCCATAACGTTAAAAGATCTATTGGTAAGAAGAGGATGGCTTAAAGCGCCCCCGTATTTTAAACCGGAAGCACCTGTAAGGTAA
- a CDS encoding CcdC protein domain-containing protein, translating to MNVETLIGYGIGAVIIILVIWLRTRGKSRPIRNKGIGMLTPVVLLLIVFGFSISSLTHIPDHPFHLPALWEILCAGVLGVGLGSIMLYHTGYEKREDGLVYAKKNKNFKYVLIAIIILRVALSQYFKSLDYTEFTLLTMVMAYLYICVWRIGSFLKYRRVANF from the coding sequence ATGAATGTTGAAACGTTGATTGGCTATGGGATTGGTGCTGTCATTATCATATTGGTTATCTGGCTTCGAACGCGCGGCAAAAGCCGACCTATTCGCAACAAGGGGATTGGCATGCTGACCCCTGTCGTTCTCTTGCTGATTGTATTTGGCTTCTCGATTAGTTCGTTAACACATATACCAGATCATCCGTTTCATCTGCCGGCATTGTGGGAAATATTGTGCGCAGGTGTTCTAGGGGTTGGACTAGGCAGTATCATGCTCTATCACACAGGGTACGAGAAGCGTGAGGATGGACTTGTGTATGCCAAGAAAAATAAGAATTTCAAATATGTGCTCATTGCGATCATCATTCTTCGAGTCGCTTTATCCCAATATTTTAAAAGCCTGGACTATACAGAGTTCACTTTGCTTACGATGGTGATGGCCTACTTGTATATCTGTGTTTGGCGGATTGGAAGTTTCCTGAAATATCGCAGGGTCGCTAATTTCTAA
- a CDS encoding S-layer homology domain-containing protein, with the protein MIFQAFGKKISSILIVIQFLSLFSSSLAFALDDQNTPLSESSVNSATYGNQTIQATITSSTYSLPADGVSQTLITVQLLDQNGIPLSHDPGGLQLFASIGSLGNVNFQQAGSYHATLTSPDLSEKIRFQSDPESDVLIPLLAGTINLPQSDGSSIKMSMELTYETYGKYTAVLTSPTTPGTAIITATLNQTPFPTQGMVNFSPVIDPVLIEGISFGRNVYQLNAGETVQTALTARYSSGTTVHITSAASYTLQDPRIATITPDGLVKGISEGTTVLTAVYQNMTSSTEIRVAAPVTNNPNPSSGSGNGIGSPQQPPKHLIQIFDSSPSGRHVEISSQQLQDGIIKVNSAERNAEMKITALQQRQLLAENPSLQIRFQTAGASINVPLSEMKIGEFSRLLGIPESELTVSYTIAEAALAQQRDIQERAGSLHANLISKPVEFQINLYRGDDKVGSVTSFSPYISRTINLLTSNLSDTATGVRIDPGSGEFRFVPTRFEVVDGKKVAVLLTKELSNYVIIDHKTSFVDMQKHWAQEIVETMASKMIIQGKEQTVFDPDESISRAELAALLVRSLGLPDVETPSPFADIKGQWYESTINSAYRSGLINGYADGTFQAERTINREELVTMVLRALEYTKFVPQGDNTGVRGAFQDQAAFSDWAKAMILKASALGLVEGDTTGRFNPDGKASRAEAAAILYRMLRSIQFL; encoded by the coding sequence ATGATTTTCCAGGCATTCGGCAAAAAAATTTCCAGTATTTTAATTGTAATCCAGTTTCTTTCTTTATTTAGTTCTTCTTTAGCTTTCGCGCTAGATGATCAGAACACTCCCCTTAGTGAATCTTCCGTTAATTCGGCAACCTATGGGAATCAAACCATTCAGGCGACGATTACGTCCAGCACTTATTCACTTCCTGCCGATGGCGTCAGCCAGACATTAATAACGGTTCAACTCCTTGATCAGAACGGCATTCCATTATCGCATGATCCAGGAGGATTGCAGTTATTCGCGTCTATCGGATCCTTGGGAAATGTAAACTTTCAGCAAGCCGGCTCCTATCATGCCACATTGACTTCTCCAGATTTATCCGAAAAAATTAGGTTTCAATCAGATCCCGAATCCGATGTGCTTATTCCACTGTTAGCAGGCACCATTAATTTGCCCCAATCAGATGGTAGCTCTATTAAAATGTCGATGGAGTTAACCTATGAAACCTATGGCAAATATACAGCTGTTTTAACTTCTCCTACAACTCCGGGGACAGCGATAATTACAGCCACTTTAAATCAGACTCCTTTTCCCACGCAAGGCATGGTGAATTTTTCTCCAGTAATAGATCCTGTCCTTATTGAAGGAATATCATTCGGCAGGAATGTTTATCAATTAAATGCCGGGGAAACCGTTCAGACGGCTTTGACTGCGCGTTATTCCAGCGGAACTACCGTTCACATAACTTCTGCTGCTTCCTACACTTTACAAGATCCAAGAATTGCAACGATTACCCCCGATGGTTTAGTTAAAGGTATTTCAGAGGGAACGACCGTACTCACGGCTGTTTATCAAAATATGACATCATCCACAGAAATTCGTGTGGCTGCCCCTGTTACAAATAACCCAAATCCTTCATCTGGATCCGGAAATGGGATTGGTTCACCACAACAGCCACCGAAACACTTGATTCAAATATTTGATAGCTCTCCTAGTGGCAGACATGTCGAAATTTCATCTCAACAGTTACAAGATGGCATTATTAAAGTGAACTCTGCTGAACGAAATGCAGAAATGAAAATAACAGCACTTCAGCAACGGCAACTGCTTGCTGAGAACCCAAGCTTACAGATCAGATTTCAGACGGCTGGCGCTTCGATCAATGTCCCATTAAGTGAAATGAAAATTGGAGAGTTTTCCCGTTTATTAGGCATTCCGGAGAGCGAATTAACCGTTAGCTATACGATTGCTGAAGCCGCCCTGGCTCAACAGCGAGATATTCAAGAAAGAGCAGGTTCTTTACACGCTAATTTGATATCAAAGCCGGTAGAGTTCCAAATTAATCTTTATCGTGGCGATGATAAAGTGGGCTCAGTAACTTCATTCAGTCCCTATATTTCACGGACGATTAATCTGCTCACATCGAATCTATCAGATACCGCAACAGGAGTACGAATAGATCCCGGATCAGGTGAGTTCCGTTTTGTACCTACACGGTTTGAAGTCGTTGACGGAAAGAAAGTGGCTGTCTTGCTAACGAAAGAATTAAGCAACTATGTGATTATCGATCATAAGACGTCTTTTGTGGATATGCAGAAACATTGGGCACAAGAAATTGTTGAAACAATGGCTTCTAAGATGATCATCCAAGGAAAGGAGCAAACCGTCTTTGATCCAGATGAGTCAATTTCAAGGGCAGAGCTTGCTGCTTTGCTGGTCAGATCATTGGGCTTGCCGGATGTAGAAACACCATCACCTTTTGCGGATATTAAGGGTCAGTGGTACGAATCCACAATTAACTCAGCTTATAGGTCCGGGCTAATTAACGGGTATGCAGATGGTACGTTTCAAGCGGAACGGACGATTAACCGTGAGGAGTTAGTTACCATGGTACTTCGCGCTTTAGAATACACCAAATTCGTTCCTCAAGGTGACAATACCGGTGTAAGAGGCGCGTTTCAAGATCAAGCTGCTTTCTCTGACTGGGCTAAAGCGATGATATTGAAAGCATCTGCTTTGGGGCTTGTAGAAGGCGATACCACGGGACGCTTCAATCCTGACGGCAAAGCATCACGCGCAGAAGCTGCGGCAATTCTCTATCGCATGCTGCGCTCGATTCAGTTCCTTTAA
- a CDS encoding GTP pyrophosphokinase has translation MNQLSINDLKTFKNDITRFMMTYKFALDAMETRVEILVQEFEMLHEYNPIEHTKSRLKSPESIFHKLSRKGGDFSFSGIKDSIKDIAGMRITCSFISDIYVISNMLKNQGDLKVLGEKDYIKHPKPNGYQSLHLLIEVPVHMSDRKENVCIEVQIRTIAMDFWASLEHKIYYKFNQGNQAVPGRLLDELKQAAAAAYALDLQMERLHAEIEVIKEEQTSTADETLNRIVINNQQFALPQALLELLSDGDSQ, from the coding sequence ATGAATCAACTTTCTATAAATGATTTGAAAACGTTCAAAAATGATATTACCCGTTTCATGATGACGTACAAGTTCGCTCTGGATGCGATGGAGACACGGGTGGAAATTCTGGTGCAGGAATTCGAAATGCTGCATGAATATAATCCGATTGAGCATACGAAATCCAGGTTGAAATCGCCGGAAAGCATTTTTCATAAGCTGAGTCGCAAGGGCGGCGACTTTTCATTTTCAGGGATTAAAGACAGCATTAAAGATATTGCCGGTATGCGGATTACGTGCTCTTTCATCTCCGATATTTATGTGATCAGCAATATGCTCAAAAACCAAGGTGACCTGAAGGTACTAGGAGAAAAAGACTATATTAAACATCCGAAACCGAACGGCTATCAAAGTTTGCATTTGTTAATTGAAGTCCCCGTACATATGTCTGATCGGAAAGAAAATGTATGCATTGAGGTTCAAATTCGCACCATTGCGATGGATTTCTGGGCGAGTTTGGAACATAAGATTTACTACAAATTTAATCAAGGCAATCAAGCGGTGCCCGGCAGGCTGTTGGATGAATTGAAGCAAGCAGCTGCGGCTGCGTATGCGCTGGATCTGCAAATGGAAAGACTGCATGCCGAAATCGAAGTAATCAAGGAAGAGCAGACGTCAACAGCGGATGAAACCCTCAACCGGATCGTTATCAACAACCAGCAGTTTGCACTGCCGCAGGCTTTGCTGGAACTTTTAAGCGATGGTGATTCCCAATAA